A single Cnuibacter physcomitrellae DNA region contains:
- a CDS encoding M20/M25/M40 family metallo-hydrolase produces MTEPADDLLEPTARIARDLIRFDTSNYGEGRSNGETPAAEYLAAHLERLGLTVQSFDAAPERTSIVTRVPGRDSSKPALVVHGHTDVVPAMAEDWSVDPFGGVVRDGMLWGRGAVDMKNMDAMIVASLDRILSSGRQPERDLVVAFFADEENGGVFGSHFLVDEHPELFAGATEAISEVGGYSVDLRGQRAYLVQTGEKALLWLKLVARGTAGHGSQINRENAVTRLARAVATLGEQEWPLHLTATTQQLLERVAELLGEDLQAAGPEAVAIATGTASRFISATLRTTTNPTGLTAGYKHNVIPDRAEAMIDVRVLPGHEDEVLARIRELIGDDVEIVVSHRDIGLETTFDGPLVDAMVASLQRHDPGAEVLPYLLSGGTDNKALSELGIRGFGFAPLRLPADMDFPAMFHGVDERVPLDALVFGTDVLTDLLLRY; encoded by the coding sequence ATGACCGAGCCCGCCGACGACCTCCTCGAGCCGACCGCACGGATCGCCCGGGATCTCATCCGCTTCGACACCTCCAACTACGGCGAGGGGCGGTCGAACGGAGAGACCCCCGCGGCCGAGTACCTGGCCGCGCACCTCGAAAGGCTGGGGCTGACCGTGCAGTCGTTCGACGCCGCCCCCGAGCGCACGAGCATCGTCACCCGCGTGCCGGGCCGCGACTCCTCGAAGCCCGCCCTCGTGGTGCACGGGCACACCGACGTGGTGCCCGCGATGGCGGAGGACTGGTCCGTCGATCCGTTCGGCGGGGTCGTGCGCGACGGCATGCTCTGGGGCCGTGGCGCGGTCGACATGAAGAACATGGATGCGATGATCGTCGCCTCGCTCGACCGCATCCTCTCGTCGGGCCGGCAGCCCGAGCGCGACCTCGTCGTGGCGTTCTTCGCCGACGAGGAGAACGGCGGCGTGTTCGGCTCGCACTTCCTGGTCGACGAGCACCCGGAGCTGTTCGCGGGCGCGACCGAGGCGATCAGCGAGGTGGGCGGGTACTCCGTCGACCTGCGCGGGCAGCGCGCCTACCTCGTGCAGACGGGCGAGAAGGCGCTGCTCTGGCTGAAGCTCGTCGCGCGCGGCACGGCCGGCCACGGCTCCCAGATCAACCGCGAGAACGCGGTCACGCGACTCGCCCGCGCCGTCGCGACACTGGGGGAGCAGGAGTGGCCGCTCCACCTCACGGCCACCACCCAGCAGCTGCTCGAGCGTGTCGCCGAGCTCCTCGGCGAGGACCTCCAGGCCGCGGGTCCTGAGGCGGTGGCCATCGCCACGGGCACCGCATCCCGCTTCATCTCCGCCACGCTGCGCACGACCACCAACCCCACCGGCCTCACCGCCGGCTACAAGCACAACGTGATCCCCGACCGCGCCGAGGCCATGATCGACGTGCGAGTGCTGCCGGGCCACGAGGACGAGGTGCTCGCCCGCATCCGCGAGCTGATCGGCGACGACGTCGAGATCGTGGTCTCCCACCGCGACATCGGCCTGGAGACGACCTTCGACGGTCCGCTCGTCGACGCGATGGTGGCGAGCCTCCAGCGGCACGACCCGGGCGCGGAGGTGCTGCCGTACCTGCTCTCCGGCGGCACCGACAACAAGGCGCTGTCCGAGCTGGGGATCCGCGGGTTCGGGTTCGCGCCGCTGCGCCTCCCGGCCGACATGGACTTCCCTGCGATGTTCCACGGCGTGGACGAGCGCGTGCCCCTCGACGCGCTAGTGTTTGGCACGGACGTCCTGACGGACCTCCTCCTGCGCTACTGA
- the mshC gene encoding cysteine--1-D-myo-inosityl 2-amino-2-deoxy-alpha-D-glucopyranoside ligase, giving the protein MRSWSRPEIPKLPASDAESVVHLHDDATRGLVEAPGRDGRADLYVCGITPYDATHIGHATTYLAFDTLVRTWIDAGLEVRYTQNITDVDDPLLERAAATEVDWRELAAEQVELFRTDMAALRVIPPDSYVAVTERIDEIAAGVATLRDRGLAYAVPTPDAEVPGAEDLYFDIAAAETTTGWTLGSESDLERPEMETLSRQRGGDPDRPGKRDPLDPLLWRAARADEPSWDSVVGRGRPGWHIECAVIALDSLAHPLSVQGGGGDLVFPHHEFSAAHATGIAGGRFAEINAHGGLVAYQGEKMSKSLGNLVLVSRLRAEGVEASAIRLAVLSHHYRDDWEWFDGDEAVAAERLARWRTAPTIVDDALSGVVAEDTDEADAAVLRSRVRTHLRDDLDTPSALAEFDAWFSVPRTPRARALAAEVLDALLGIRL; this is encoded by the coding sequence GTGCGTTCCTGGTCGCGACCCGAGATCCCGAAGCTGCCCGCATCCGACGCCGAGTCGGTCGTGCACCTGCACGACGACGCGACCCGGGGGCTCGTCGAGGCGCCCGGTCGCGACGGTCGCGCCGACCTCTACGTCTGCGGCATCACGCCCTACGACGCCACCCACATCGGACACGCGACCACCTACCTCGCGTTCGATACCCTCGTCCGCACCTGGATCGACGCCGGACTCGAGGTGCGGTACACGCAGAACATCACCGACGTCGACGACCCGCTGCTCGAGCGCGCTGCGGCGACCGAGGTGGACTGGCGCGAGCTGGCCGCCGAGCAGGTCGAGCTGTTCCGCACCGACATGGCGGCGCTGCGGGTGATCCCCCCGGACTCGTACGTCGCCGTCACGGAGCGGATCGACGAGATCGCGGCGGGCGTGGCCACCCTGCGCGACCGGGGGCTCGCCTATGCGGTGCCGACGCCCGACGCGGAGGTTCCCGGCGCCGAGGACCTCTACTTCGACATCGCCGCCGCCGAGACCACGACCGGATGGACGCTGGGGTCGGAGAGCGACCTCGAACGACCCGAGATGGAGACGCTGTCGCGGCAGCGCGGCGGCGACCCCGACCGTCCGGGCAAGCGCGACCCTCTCGACCCGCTGCTCTGGCGGGCCGCGCGAGCCGACGAGCCGTCCTGGGACTCCGTGGTCGGCCGCGGTCGTCCCGGCTGGCACATCGAGTGCGCGGTCATCGCGCTCGACTCGCTCGCGCATCCGCTCTCCGTGCAGGGCGGCGGGGGAGACCTCGTCTTCCCGCACCACGAGTTCAGCGCCGCCCATGCCACCGGGATCGCCGGGGGACGCTTCGCGGAGATCAACGCCCACGGCGGGCTGGTCGCCTACCAGGGCGAGAAGATGAGCAAGTCGCTCGGGAACCTCGTGCTGGTCTCGCGGCTGCGCGCGGAGGGCGTCGAGGCCTCCGCCATCCGCCTCGCCGTGCTCTCGCACCACTACCGCGACGACTGGGAGTGGTTCGACGGCGACGAGGCCGTCGCCGCAGAGCGCCTCGCGCGCTGGCGCACGGCTCCGACGATCGTCGACGACGCGCTCAGCGGCGTCGTGGCGGAGGACACCGACGAGGCCGACGCCGCGGTGCTCCGCTCCCGGGTGCGGACGCACCTGCGCGACGACCTCGACACCCCGTCCGCCCTCGCGGAGTTCGACGCGTGGTTCTCCGTGCCGCGCACCCCGCGCGCCCGCGCCCTCGCCGCGGAGGTCCTCGACGCCCTCCTGGGCATCCGCCTCTAG
- a CDS encoding tRNA (adenine-N1)-methyltransferase, which translates to MTVYSGPFREGDRVQLTGPKGKLNSITLSAGKVFHTHRGAIEHDSLIGLPDGSVVTNTVGVEYLALRPLLNDFVMSMPRGAAIVYPKDAAQILQLTDVFPGATVVEAGVGSGALSLWLLRAIGPTGRLSSFERRDEFADVATANVTSYFGETPENWTVTVGDLVEALPEVHGEASVDRVVLDMLAPWECIDAVSAALKPGGVLLCYVATVTQLSRVVEAMRDSGNFTTPQPSETMVRTWHVEGLAVRPDHRMIGHTGFLVTARRLARGAVLPELKRRASKSEYTDEDVEAWTPGALGERSASPKALRKRVREANATAQAALDREAREADAVDPAASDADEAPSGGALG; encoded by the coding sequence GTGACCGTGTACAGCGGACCCTTCCGTGAGGGCGACCGAGTGCAGCTGACCGGCCCGAAGGGCAAGCTCAACAGCATCACGCTGTCGGCGGGCAAGGTCTTCCACACGCACCGCGGCGCCATCGAGCACGACTCGCTGATCGGCCTGCCCGACGGCAGCGTCGTCACGAACACCGTCGGCGTCGAGTACCTGGCGCTCCGTCCGCTCCTCAACGACTTCGTGATGTCGATGCCGCGCGGCGCGGCGATCGTCTACCCGAAGGATGCGGCGCAGATCCTGCAGCTGACGGACGTCTTCCCGGGCGCCACCGTGGTGGAGGCCGGCGTCGGCTCCGGCGCGCTCTCGCTCTGGCTGCTGCGCGCCATCGGCCCGACCGGCCGCCTGTCGAGCTTCGAGCGCCGCGACGAGTTCGCCGACGTCGCGACCGCCAACGTCACCTCCTACTTCGGCGAGACCCCGGAGAACTGGACGGTCACGGTCGGCGATCTCGTCGAGGCGCTGCCCGAGGTGCACGGAGAGGCATCCGTCGACCGGGTGGTGCTCGACATGCTTGCCCCGTGGGAGTGCATCGACGCGGTGTCGGCCGCGCTGAAGCCCGGGGGAGTGCTGCTCTGCTACGTCGCCACGGTGACGCAGCTCTCCCGCGTGGTGGAGGCGATGCGCGACAGCGGGAACTTCACCACTCCGCAGCCCTCCGAGACCATGGTCCGCACTTGGCACGTCGAGGGCCTCGCGGTCCGGCCCGACCACCGGATGATCGGCCACACCGGCTTCCTGGTGACCGCGCGCCGTCTCGCGCGGGGAGCCGTGCTCCCCGAGCTCAAGCGGCGAGCCTCCAAGTCGGAGTACACCGACGAGGACGTGGAGGCCTGGACGCCGGGCGCGCTCGGCGAGCGCTCCGCCAGCCCGAAGGCTCTGCGGAAGCGCGTCCGCGAGGCGAATGCGACGGCGCAGGCCGCGCTCGACCGCGAGGCGCGGGAGGCCGACGCCGTCGATCCGGCCGCATCCGACGCCGATGAAGCGCCCAGCGGCGGTGCACTAGGCTAG
- a CDS encoding undecaprenyl-diphosphate phosphatase: MDLLNAVILGFVQGLTEFLPVSSSAHLRIVGEFLGTGADPGARFTAITQLGTETAVLIYFWRDVTRIIGNWFKSLFGRIPRNDPNAKLGWFIIIGSVPIGVLGLLFQDQIETVFRSLWVVATMLIVFGILLGVADAVGAKKRRLRDLNVGDSLIYGGAQSLALIPGVSRSGGTITAGLFLGYERRAAARYAFLLAIPAVFLSGFYQLYKGLTDACVDPSTGCVPEVFGPVETAVATLIAFVVGFVVIAFFMSYISKRSFLPFVIYRIVLGLLLFVLLGLGLIRA; encoded by the coding sequence ATGGACCTTCTCAACGCCGTCATCCTCGGATTCGTCCAGGGTCTGACCGAGTTCCTCCCCGTCTCCTCGAGCGCGCACCTGCGCATCGTCGGCGAGTTCCTGGGCACGGGGGCCGACCCCGGCGCGCGGTTCACGGCGATCACGCAGCTGGGCACCGAGACGGCCGTGCTGATCTACTTCTGGCGCGACGTCACCCGCATCATCGGCAACTGGTTCAAGTCCCTGTTCGGACGCATCCCGCGAAACGACCCGAACGCGAAGCTCGGCTGGTTCATCATCATCGGCAGCGTGCCGATCGGTGTGCTCGGCCTGCTCTTCCAGGACCAGATCGAGACGGTCTTCCGCTCGCTCTGGGTGGTCGCCACGATGCTCATCGTCTTCGGCATCCTCCTCGGCGTGGCGGATGCGGTGGGCGCCAAGAAGCGCCGTCTCCGCGATCTGAACGTGGGCGACTCGCTGATCTACGGCGGGGCGCAGTCGCTCGCGCTCATCCCCGGCGTCTCCCGCTCCGGCGGCACGATCACGGCCGGTCTCTTCCTGGGCTACGAGCGCCGCGCCGCAGCGCGCTACGCGTTCCTGCTCGCGATCCCCGCCGTGTTCCTCAGCGGCTTCTACCAGCTCTACAAGGGCCTCACCGACGCGTGCGTCGATCCCTCGACCGGGTGCGTCCCGGAGGTGTTCGGCCCGGTCGAGACCGCCGTGGCGACGCTGATCGCGTTCGTCGTGGGCTTCGTCGTGATCGCGTTCTTCATGAGCTACATCTCCAAGCGCAGCTTCCTGCCCTTCGTGATCTACCGCATCGTGCTCGGCCTGCTCCTCTTCGTCCTCCTCGGGCTCGGGCTCATCCGGGCGTGA
- a CDS encoding DUF1269 domain-containing protein, with protein MADLIVIAFDTENDAEGAYEKVQELQGDLIVELAGLALVKVDQEGKTHVSYPGGVGNVGLGAAGGALFGALIGIIFFVPFIGLVFGGLFGALFAGLDRTGLNAEFRAQVKDSVSAGKSAVVLYATKLTEDKFAAALAPFHGTVIKTSLSAEDEKTLIHDLGGAESAPAAPAQA; from the coding sequence ATGGCCGATCTGATTGTCATCGCGTTCGACACCGAGAACGACGCCGAGGGTGCGTACGAGAAGGTCCAGGAGCTCCAGGGCGACCTCATCGTCGAGCTCGCGGGCCTGGCGCTGGTCAAGGTCGACCAGGAGGGCAAGACGCACGTCTCATACCCCGGTGGTGTGGGCAACGTGGGTCTCGGCGCCGCCGGCGGGGCGCTGTTCGGCGCACTCATCGGCATCATCTTCTTCGTGCCGTTCATCGGCCTCGTCTTCGGCGGCCTCTTCGGCGCGCTGTTCGCGGGCCTGGACCGCACGGGGCTGAACGCCGAGTTCCGCGCGCAGGTGAAGGACTCGGTCTCGGCGGGCAAGTCGGCCGTCGTGCTCTACGCGACGAAGCTGACCGAGGACAAGTTCGCGGCCGCGCTCGCGCCCTTCCACGGCACCGTCATCAAGACCTCCCTCTCGGCCGAGGACGAGAAGACGCTCATCCACGACCTCGGCGGCGCCGAGTCGGCGCCCGCCGCTCCCGCCCAGGCCTGA
- a CDS encoding helix-turn-helix transcriptional regulator, translating to MAPQNTSPAPVPVEERLFSLVLALIATESGLTKTEILSTVQGYRQRYDSTGDNTSLERQFERDKDDIRDLGVPLETIESPNDPGNNQTLRYRIPRAAYDLPADITFSPAERTLLNLAAMAWREGSLSRESQRALLKMRSLGVESTEPVIGYAPRIRTRDVSFEPLTDALTKGVRVTFPYLKPGSGAARERTVSPLALVQHQGRWHLKGYDHGVDGERTFLLSRITGPVRVTRQPIERREGTWAADALDELDAIWSANVTEIEAVAGSDADVRLRQRRGAEPSGDDRIRLHYTDPELLADELAGFGPEVRVLSPDSLVMAVVARLRRAQRMHAPATHEQAPAHEQTQAEDEQTQAEDGEES from the coding sequence GTGGCGCCGCAGAACACTTCCCCTGCGCCTGTCCCCGTGGAGGAGAGGCTGTTCAGCCTCGTGCTCGCGCTCATCGCGACCGAGTCGGGGCTGACCAAGACCGAGATCCTGTCGACGGTGCAGGGCTATCGGCAGCGCTACGACTCGACGGGCGACAACACCAGCCTCGAGCGCCAGTTCGAGCGCGACAAGGACGACATCCGCGACCTGGGTGTGCCGCTCGAGACGATCGAGTCGCCGAACGACCCCGGCAACAACCAGACGCTGCGATACCGCATCCCGCGGGCCGCGTACGACCTCCCCGCCGACATCACCTTCTCCCCGGCGGAGCGCACCCTGCTCAACCTCGCGGCGATGGCGTGGCGCGAGGGCTCGCTCTCGCGGGAGTCGCAGCGCGCCCTGCTCAAGATGCGCTCGCTCGGGGTCGAGTCGACCGAGCCGGTCATCGGGTACGCCCCGCGCATCCGCACCCGCGACGTCTCGTTCGAGCCGCTCACCGACGCGCTGACGAAGGGCGTCCGCGTCACCTTCCCCTACCTCAAGCCGGGCTCGGGCGCCGCGAGGGAGCGGACGGTGTCGCCGCTGGCGCTTGTGCAGCATCAGGGTCGCTGGCACCTCAAGGGCTACGACCACGGTGTCGACGGCGAGCGCACGTTCCTGCTCTCCCGCATCACCGGGCCGGTGCGGGTGACCCGCCAGCCGATCGAGCGGCGCGAGGGCACCTGGGCGGCCGACGCGCTCGACGAGCTCGACGCCATCTGGTCGGCGAACGTCACCGAGATCGAGGCCGTCGCGGGCAGCGACGCCGACGTCCGGCTCCGGCAGCGGCGTGGCGCGGAGCCCTCCGGCGACGACCGCATCCGTCTGCACTACACCGACCCGGAGCTGCTGGCCGACGAGCTGGCCGGCTTCGGACCCGAGGTGCGTGTCCTCTCGCCCGATTCCCTGGTGATGGCGGTCGTCGCGCGCCTCCGCCGCGCGCAACGGATGCACGCCCCCGCCACCCATGAGCAGGCGCCGGCCCACGAGCAGACCCAGGCCGAGGACGAACAGACGCAGGCCGAGGACGGAGAGGAGAGCTGA
- a CDS encoding proteasome assembly chaperone family protein, which yields MTATDKTFLRGRILLVAFEGWNDAGEAATGAVRVLKDQLDLLPIFEVDPEDYFDFQFNRPTVTADDEGKRGLVWPGAVLYGPRDARSTSSDGVYLLLGTEPSRSWKRFTREIIATVLTEEIESVVFLGAMLADVPHTRPISVFASSENPIVRTELEIERSSYEGPVGILSVLAEAAETVGVPTISVWASVPHYVHNAPSPKATLALIDKVEELTGLDFDRGELADESSAWESGIDALAGEDDDMAAYIQQLEQARDTVDSPEASGEAIAQEFERYLRRRGDARGEGRAGGDEPWRRD from the coding sequence ATCACGGCTACTGACAAGACCTTCCTTCGGGGCAGGATCCTGCTGGTCGCGTTCGAGGGATGGAACGATGCCGGCGAGGCGGCCACGGGTGCGGTGCGCGTGCTGAAGGACCAGCTCGACCTGCTCCCCATCTTCGAGGTCGACCCCGAGGACTACTTCGACTTCCAGTTCAACCGTCCCACCGTCACCGCCGACGACGAGGGCAAGCGCGGACTGGTCTGGCCCGGCGCGGTGCTCTACGGCCCGCGCGACGCCCGCTCCACCTCGTCCGACGGGGTGTACCTGCTGCTCGGGACCGAGCCCTCGCGCAGCTGGAAGCGGTTCACCCGGGAGATCATCGCGACCGTCCTCACCGAGGAGATCGAGAGCGTGGTGTTCCTCGGGGCGATGCTCGCCGACGTGCCGCACACCCGCCCCATCTCGGTGTTCGCGTCGAGCGAGAACCCGATCGTGCGCACCGAGCTCGAGATCGAGCGCTCCAGCTACGAGGGTCCCGTGGGCATCCTCAGCGTGCTCGCCGAGGCGGCCGAGACGGTGGGCGTCCCGACGATCTCCGTGTGGGCGTCCGTTCCCCACTACGTTCACAACGCTCCGTCCCCCAAGGCGACGCTCGCGCTCATCGACAAGGTCGAGGAGCTGACCGGGCTCGACTTCGACCGCGGCGAGCTCGCCGACGAGTCGAGCGCCTGGGAGTCGGGCATCGACGCCCTCGCCGGCGAGGACGACGACATGGCCGCGTACATCCAGCAGCTCGAGCAGGCGCGCGACACGGTCGACTCGCCCGAGGCGAGCGGCGAGGCCATCGCCCAGGAGTTCGAGCGCTACCTCCGTCGCCGCGGCGACGCTCGGGGTGAGGGTCGCGCCGGCGGCGACGAGCCCTGGCGCCGCGACTAG
- a CDS encoding HAD family hydrolase — protein MTAPLPAAVLWDMDGTIVDTEPYWMSVQGEMVKAHGGVWTAEAAKTLIGQGMDHSARLLQEFGVDLPQEEIIQAATDGVIDHIRSEVPWRPGAVELLRELRDRGVRTALVTMSIGRMAREVADSIPFEAFDLVVSGDEVEHSKPHPEPYLAAARALGVDAADCVAIEDSVAGVTSAVAAGAATVGVQHMLNLDDTGATAIWTTLAGRTVDDLADVLAEHRAARGADPRTRTDAPTPIVEETP, from the coding sequence GTGACCGCACCCCTTCCCGCCGCCGTCCTCTGGGACATGGACGGCACGATCGTCGACACCGAGCCCTACTGGATGAGCGTCCAGGGCGAGATGGTGAAGGCCCATGGCGGGGTGTGGACCGCCGAGGCGGCGAAGACGCTCATCGGCCAGGGCATGGACCACAGCGCGAGGCTCCTGCAGGAGTTCGGCGTCGACCTCCCGCAGGAGGAGATCATCCAGGCGGCCACCGACGGGGTGATCGACCACATCCGCTCCGAGGTGCCGTGGCGGCCCGGCGCGGTCGAGCTGCTCCGGGAGCTGCGCGACCGCGGCGTGCGCACCGCGCTCGTGACGATGTCGATCGGCCGCATGGCCCGCGAGGTCGCCGACAGCATCCCGTTCGAGGCGTTCGACCTGGTGGTCTCCGGCGACGAGGTCGAGCACTCGAAGCCGCATCCGGAGCCGTATCTCGCCGCGGCGAGGGCGCTCGGCGTCGACGCGGCCGACTGCGTGGCCATCGAGGACTCGGTGGCCGGCGTGACGTCGGCCGTCGCCGCGGGCGCCGCGACCGTCGGCGTGCAGCACATGCTGAACCTCGACGACACCGGAGCGACCGCGATCTGGACCACCCTGGCCGGCCGCACCGTCGACGACCTCGCCGACGTGCTGGCCGAGCATCGCGCGGCTCGGGGAGCGGATCCCCGCACCCGGACCGATGCACCCACCCCGATCGTCGAGGAGACCCCGTGA